A genomic window from Acinetobacter lwoffii includes:
- a CDS encoding transposase family protein, which translates to MKYIDSKKLSETQFKRYTGISWSTFDLMVEQLKMHVPAKGRPTKLSIEDQILLCLSYWREYRTLFHVATSYGVSEPTASRIVRHVEDCLIKSNLFNLPKHLPKGEGIDWNVVIVDATEIPIQRPKKTEEKL; encoded by the coding sequence ATGAAATACATCGATTCAAAGAAGCTTTCTGAAACACAGTTTAAGCGATACACAGGCATCTCATGGTCAACCTTTGATTTAATGGTGGAACAACTGAAAATGCATGTTCCTGCTAAAGGTAGACCCACCAAATTAAGCATAGAAGATCAAATCCTTCTGTGCTTAAGTTATTGGCGTGAATATCGAACATTGTTCCATGTTGCAACTAGTTATGGTGTGTCAGAGCCGACTGCTTCAAGAATTGTCCGTCATGTAGAGGACTGCCTGATCAAGTCTAATCTATTTAATTTACCGAAGCATTTACCTAAGGGCGAAGGCATCGACTGGAACGTGGTGATTGTTGATGCCACAGAAATTCCAATACAAAGACCTAAAAAAACAGAAGAAAAGCTATAG